The Drosophila biarmipes strain raj3 chromosome 2L, RU_DBia_V1.1, whole genome shotgun sequence genome has a window encoding:
- the LOC108021913 gene encoding serine/threonine-protein kinase 11-interacting protein isoform X5 codes for MMDPQKIAEMASLLRQNGDKILSSEFTLTLSGSALRALNDSLTLIADIEIGSSGVYQQHQSFKVVKPINAKSSVFSDLQLVHDFVQKTTLLRLTYFPCELYFEAAIDIAKFRALRRLEVNKINICQVVGIQPLRGQLQHLICVRSLTCLDDIIIRCGGDNSNGFVWNELQSADFSYNNLRSVDSALEFAQNLQHLNLQHNKLNSVAAVKWLPHLKTLNLSYNCLKHIPQIHMEACKRLQLLNISNNYIEELQDVAKLDALRNLDLSHNCLLEHSQLLPLSALFALNVLNVQGNPLACHPVHRLATAKYLAKNSASVKFVLDFEPLSKAEKALTGSQRCRYIESLINRHPRSSSISINSSSSSINNRDGYQFSCVGSQHSVIVKGHEYPVMAEQSMSTPTSQFTKKSVSTKIRTVEIEENTEITAESSTVSSQRLHSEGGADSSHLETKKQIETLRLTYGNEWLRAGNAELMLGIKSPQPTELERDEARKLFNEFLGEFSVSSSEIVNSQADPEHIKSSWSPANNSWLNTTFNTTLTPIKSDANDTSELTFYETCTEGEMTNYESLGSTTNKWASEKALPDKHKELLRLFANASSAGQDENPVSDAESDEETFIVYHEQKPSEALFFTISSNFIREKDTLTERTKTKWSLKILESCERVKSNTLRIIFNTMRKDKQERIYCVDSTLCKQELEKKLRDILSQRHLIEMNISIYRCMSCVTQFTIEQKSKRYLKKDLRCPDCRSVYVAEVTELCPSLIKLSEEVLAEPKHFPAVIGEENLGKTITGSANNEESNSIGSASSLNESSSCSKITNSQSSFDSNQSVVGSSNTNRDLEFRANESDVDIISNPSQSSIEVLDPKYGQNSSRKTSEERQLSHLETLRERKFCLTQTEQDRIAAPASSCESQVPLTESSSSGSITDSICTTYEQLGIAAPTNLSNLLLTESVNSQISSSYTNSNSRLKKAEKVSPLPFAAVFHSTNLIMSSSKKMVDSEANVLGSQPYKFNYIDFNDIDHRLKLFFYQHKFKEDGEHFKWLAKGRFFNEQTQALGEGIFVMSNCNCFLMESFAIPQEDVAKWLRQVVRVSVDRLQAVELLPWKLGFSFTLKDWGGFILLLHDTLTTDSLLLFLRHNPLPEKCKLNYKPSTTALSNSLKTFASELVKMCSMLSSCQWIREQEKNCFEPCLLIITESHVFISVNLKLSWLSNKTQDKSMHPELTLRQPISNLVEVERITDQKYVMNFNDETQNKCEIWQLVFETHNNSTYCMNVIGTRWERLFGVPFSVSET; via the exons ATGATGGATCCGCAGAAGATCGCTGAGATGGCCAGCCTTCTTCGTCAGAACGGCGACAAAATATTGAGCTCCGAGTTTACCTTAACGTTATCAG GTTCTGCCTTGCGGGCGCTGAACGATTCCCTCACTCTCATCGCAGATATTGAGATTGGTTCCAGCGGCGTTTATCAGCAGCACCAGTCCTTTAAAGTAGTCAAACCCATTAACGCGAAATCCAGCGTTTTTTCCGATCTGCAGTTAGTTCACGATTTTGTGCAGAAGACGACGTTGCTAAGGCTAACCTACTTCCCCTGCGAGCTTTACTTTGAGGCGGCCATCGACATCGCAAAGTTTCGAGCACTGCGTCGGCTTGAGGTGAACAAAATCAACATCTGTCAGGTAGTGGGAATCCAACCGCTGCGGGGCCAGCTGCAACACCTGATCTGCGTGAGGAGCTTGACCTGCTtagatgacataattatacgATGTGGCGGTGACAACTCCAACGGTTTTGTGTGGAACGAACTACAGTCAGCCGATTTTAGCTACAACAACCTGCGCAGCGTAGACTCAGCCCTAGAGTTTGCCCAGAACCTGCAACACTTAAACCTTCAGCATAACAAGCTCAACAGTGTGGCCGCCGTCAAATGGCTTCCGCATCTAAAGACTTTGAACCTGAGCTACAACTGCCTTAAACACATTCCTCAGATCCACATGGAGGCTTGTAAGCGGCTACAGTTGCTAAATATTAGCAACAACTATATAGAGGAGCTACAGGACGTGGCAAAGCTGGACGCCCTAAGAAACCTGGATCTGTCCCATAACTGTCTGCTGGAGCACTCGCAGCTGCTACCTCTAAGTGCCCTGTTTGCCCTTAACGTACTGAACGTTCAGGGCAATCCGCTGGCTTGCCATCCCGTACATCGACTGGCGACAGCAAAGTATCTGGCCAAGAACTCGGCGTcggtaaaatttgttttggaCTTTGAGCCACTGTCTAAGGCGGAGAAGGCGCTGACGGGCAGCCAGAGATGTCGCTACATAGAATCGCTGATCAACCGACATCCCAGAAGTAGCTCCATATCCATAAACAGCTCCAGCTCCTCTATTAACAACAGGGATGGCTATCAGTTTTCCTGCGTCGGCTCTCAGCATTCGGTAATAGTCAAGGGTCATGAATACCCAGTGATGGCAGAACAGTCGATGTCAACACCAACCTCACAATTTACCAAAAAGTCAGTATCGACAAAGATAAGGACAGTGGAAATAGAGGAGAATACTGAAATTACGGCAGAATCGTCCACTGTTTCCTCTCAAAGGCTGCACTCCGAAGGTGGTGCCGATTCCTCCCATTTGGAGACTAAAAAGCAAATTGAGACACTTCGACTCACTTATGGCAATGAATGGTTAAGGGCCGGCAATGCAGAGTTGATGCTGGGAATCAAATCGCCGCAACCTACTGAACTGGAGCGCGACGAGGCTCGTAAACTGTTTAATGAGTTCTTAGGGGAGTTTTCAGTTTCATCAAGCGAAATAGTTAATTCTCAAGCTGATCCTGAACATATCAAAAGTAGCTGGTCTCCAGCAAATAACTCTTGGTTGAATACAACCTTTAACACCACGCTGACCCCTATCAAGTCGGATGCTAACGATACAAGTGAGCTAACTTTTTATGAGACCTGCACTGAGGGAGAAATGACAAATTACGAAAGCCTCGGCAGCACCACAAATAAATGGGCGTCTGAGAAGGCATTGCCTGATAAGCACAAAGAGCTTTTGAGGCTCTTTGCAAATGCCTCATCTGCAGGTCAGGATGAGAATCCAG TATCTGATGCCGAATCTGACGAGGAAACCTTTATAGTCTATCATGAGCAAAAGCCTAGCGAAGCTCTTTTTTTCACCATATCTTCAAattttatacgtgaaaaagaTACGCTAACCGAAAG AACCAAAACCAAATGGAGTCTAAAAATATTGGAGTCATGCGAGCGGGTAAAGTCCAATactttaagaataatattcAACACGATGAGAAAGGATAAACAGGAACGAATATACTGCGTTGACAGTACATTGTGTAAG CAGGAACTGGAAAAGAAACTACGAGACATCCTTTCTCAGCGTCATCTCATCGAAATGAATATTTCTATCTATCGCTGTATGAGTTGTGTAACTCAATTTACAATAGAGCAGAAGAGCAAgcgatatttaaaaaaag ACTTGCGATGTCCAGACTGTCGCAGTGTTTATGTGGCCGAAGTAACTGAGTTGTGCCCCTCCTTAATCAAACTTTCGGAGGAAGTGCTTGCTGAGCCCAAACATTTCCCAGCTGTGATTGGGGAGGAAAACCTTGGTAAGACGATTACTGGGTCAGCAAATAATGAAGAAAGCAACAGTATTG GTTCCGCCAGTTCACTAAACGAAAGCAGTTCTTGTTCGAAAATTACTAACTCGCAGAGCTCTTTCGACTCAAATCAGTCCGTTGTGGGTAGTTCTAACACGAATCGTGATCTAGAGTTTCGGGCAAACGAAAGTGATGTGGACATCATCTCCAATCCGAGCCAGTCAAGCATAGAGGTGCTAGATCCCAAATACGGACAGAACTCCAGTCGCAAAACCTCAGAAGAGCGCCAACTATCACATCTGGAAACGTTAAGGGAACGAAAGTTTTGTTTAACTCAGACGGAACAGGATCGGATTGCGGCTCCCGCATCATCGTGTGAGTCTCAAGTTCCGCTAACAGAAAGCAGCTCGTCAGGATCTATTACCGACAGCATATGTACAACTTACGAGCAGCTGGGCATTGCTGCGCCGACAAATCTTTCAAACTTGCTGCTTACTGAATCTGTAAATAGTCAAATAAGTAGTTCATATACGAACTCAAATAGCCGTTTAAAAAAAGCTGAGAAAGTTAGCCCTTTACCGTTTGCTGCCGTATTTCATTCAACTAATCTGATCATGTCCAGCTCAAAGAAGATGGTAGACTCGGAAGCTAATGTTTTGGGTAGTCAACCCTACAAATTTAACTATATTGACTTTAATGACATCGATCACCGTCTTAAGCTCTTCTTTTACCAGCACAAGTTTAAAGAGGATGGTGAACATTTTAAGTGGTTGGCAAAGGGACGCTTCTTTAACGAGCAGACCCAAGCCCTGGGAGAAGGAATCTTCGTGATGTCCAACTGCAATTGCTTCCTAATGGAATCGTTTGCAATACCCCAAGAGGATGTGGCCAAGTGGCTTCGGCAAGTCGTAAGGGTGTCGGTTGATAGATTACAGGCGGTTGAACTGCTGCCATGGAAGCTTGGATTTTCCTTTACTTTAAAGGATTGGGGTGGATTTATCTTGCTGTTGCACGACACGCTTACGACTGACAGCTTACTTCTTTTCTTGCGAC ATAATCCTCTACCAGAGAAGTGCAAACTTAATTACAAACCATCCACCACCGCCCTCAGCAACTCGTTGAAGACTTTTGCATCCGAACTAGTTAAAATGTGCTCCATGCTTTCTAGCTGCCAATGGATTCGTGAACAAGAGAAGAACTGCTTTGAACCCTGTCTGCTTATAATCACAGAGTCACATGTGTTTATATCGGTCAATTTAAAACTCTCATGGCTTTCAAACAAAACTCAGGATAAATCAATGCACCCGGAACTAACCCTGAGACAGCCCATAAGCAACTTAGTAGAGGTGGAACGCATTACAGATCAAAAATATGTGATGAACTTTAATGACGAGACCCAAAACAAGTGCGAGATATGGCAGTTGGTTTTTGAAACGCATAACAATTCAACATATTGTATGAATGTCATCGGTACGAGATGGGAGCGTCTTTTCGGCGTTCCATTCAGTGTCTCTGAAACGTAG